The proteins below are encoded in one region of Brienomyrus brachyistius isolate T26 unplaced genomic scaffold, BBRACH_0.4 scaffold52, whole genome shotgun sequence:
- the LOC125723865 gene encoding uncharacterized protein LOC125723865, which translates to MEGTEAGISIMDMLNGGEENVCEVGVNVEEVKGGGGKSTGNAVEYVVSQVGRTWLEPIQEEDLEEDEERDEELQEAEDTDAATVDSWQCMAAYVARIWLQTLQEDGPEENEEADVVFQQAEDADATTLVRFQCMVASEDRSQLLTIPEEGPEEEDETEVMKTDKTKEDADAAEKIYSEEEVSFHVNAEDLSEDATEKSHKKKKKKMKWCFFCCPLPFRRSSKRQ; encoded by the coding sequence atggaggggacagaggctggtattagtataatggatatgctaaatggaggtgaggagaatgtatgtgaggtgggagtgaatgtggaggaggttaagggaggaggagggaaaagtacagggaatgctgtggaatatgtggtgtcacaagtaggcagaacttggctagaacccatccaggaggaagaccttgaggaagatgaagaaagagatgaggagcttcaggaagcagaagacactgatgctgccacagtggacagttggcagtgcatggcggcatatgtagccagaatatggctgcagactttacaggaagatggacctgaggaaaatgaagaagctgatgtggtattccagcaggcagaagatgctgatgctaccacactggtcaggtttcagtgtatggtggcatctgaagacagatcacagctacttactataccagaagaaggacctgaggaagaggacgagactgaagtgatgaagacagataaaacaaaagaagatgctgatgctgccgagaagatctacagtgaagaagaagtatcattccatgtgaatgccgaagatctttctgaagatgcaactgagaagagccacaagaagaagaagaagaagatgaagtggtgcttcttctgctgtcccctgcccttcagaagaagtagcaagaggcagtaa